One Oncorhynchus clarkii lewisi isolate Uvic-CL-2024 chromosome 28, UVic_Ocla_1.0, whole genome shotgun sequence genomic region harbors:
- the LOC139386585 gene encoding WW domain-containing adapter protein with coiled-coil-like isoform X1 yields the protein MVMHARKQPRLSDGCNDRRDSQPYQTHKSQPKSQSTTLHGHDKMRDGLSDPTPPYKMLRRSDESPVNKYSDGHSKTKTFHTLRGKDGGTSCSPQENVHNHSSHSNQSKASDTPHEPADDWSEHISSSGKKYYYNCRTEVSQWEKPKDWLEREQRQKDPSKRESNTFPKDRDYRRESVDTATTKSTSGDKSSKSAPSQSSSSTNPGLNQASGSNPTPSSSSSTVPVSPSVQTQASGLLQDPALLRQLLPALQATLQMNNGSMDMAKINEVLAAAVTQASLQSMLHKLLTAGPSAFNITSLLSQAAQQSSNQAAQQASQSPISLMSDTSSPRSYVSPRNGTPQTNLHNQKPPLSMPPASSQPKVTPVKPGPVSQQASAEKHPEDPRTLRQRSSQGSPPSGPNGNATGGHSVLNVASAQSSTPGSFTPSLASHFDENLIRHVQNWPAEHIEKQAARLREDAHNMGSLYMSEICTELKNLRSLVRVCEIQATLREQRILFLRQQSKELDKLKNQNSYMV from the exons ATGGTAATGCATGCAAGGAAACAACCGAGACTCAGCGATGG GTGCAACGACCGAAGGGATTCCCAACCCTATCAG ACTCACAAATCCCAGCCAAAGAGTCAATCTACCACCCTTCACGGTCACGATAAAATGCGAGATGGGTTATCAGATCCTACACCGCCCTACAAAATGCTCCGGCGCTCTGATGAAAGTCCGGTCAATAAGTACAGCGACGGGCAcagcaaaacaaaaacatttcacaCACTCCGAGGCAAAGATGGTG GTACCAGCTGCTCTCCGCAAGAGAATGTGCACAACCACAGCTCCCACTCAAATCAAAGCAAGGCGTCAGACACA CCTCATGAGCCTGCAGACGACTGGTCCGAGCACATCAGCTCCTCCGGCAAGAAGTACTACTACAACTGCAGGACTGAGGTCTCTCAATGGGAGAAGCCCAAAGACTGGCTGGAGAG AGAGCAGAGGCAGAAAGACCCATCTAAGAGGGAGTCCAACACTTTCCCGAAAGACCGGGACTACAGACGAGAGTCTGTCGACACAGCCACCACAA AGAGCACTTCAGGGGACAAGTCCTCCAAATCTGCACCTTCTCAGTCCTCTTCCTCCACCAATCCGGGCCTGAACCAAGCATCTGGCTCTAACCCCACcccttcatcttcctcctccacGGTCCCGGTGTCCCCCTCTGTCCAAACCCAGGCCTCGGGCCTGCTCCAAGACCCCGCCCTCCTGCGGCAGCTCCTCCCAGCGCTGCAAGCCACTCTGCAGATGAACAACGGCAGCATGGACATGGCCAAGATCAATGAGG tcctcgCGGCTGCTGTCACCCAAGCTTCCTTGCAGTCTATGCTTCATAAACTCCTCACTGCTGGACCGTCTGCTTTCAACATCACTTCTCTGCTTTCCCAAGCTGCTCAACAATCCTCCAACCAAG CGGCCCAGCAGGCGAGTCAGTCACCCATATCGCTAATGTCGGACACCTCCTCACCCCGCTCATATGTGTCACCCAGGAACGGCACGCCCCAGACCAACCTCCATAACCAGAAACCCCCACTCAGCATGCCTCCTGCCTCCTCCCAACCAAAG GTTACCCCAGTGAAACCAGGACCAGTTTCTCAACAGGCTTCAGCAGAGAAACATCCAGAGGACCCCCGAACTCTCCGACAGCGGAG CAGTCAGGGGAGTCCGCCATCAGGACCTAACGGCAACGCCACCGGCGGCCATTCGGTTCTCAACGTCGCCTCAGCCCAGTCCAGCACTCCCGGCTCCTTCACTCCCTCGCTGGCCTCTCACTTTGATGAGAACCTCATCAGGCACGTCCAGAACTGGCCCGCCGAGCACATCGAGAAGCAG GCAGCACGGTTACGGGAAGATGCCCACAACATGGGCAGTCTCTACATGTCTGAGATCTGCACTGAACTCAAAAACCTCAGATCATTAGTCAGAGTGTGTGAGATCCAGGCTACGCTGAGGGAACAGAG AATACTGTTCCTTAGACAGCAGAGCAAAGAACTGGACAAGCTGAAGAACCAGAACTCTTACATGGTCTGA
- the LOC139386585 gene encoding WW domain-containing adapter protein with coiled-coil-like isoform X2, with amino-acid sequence MVMHARKQPRLSDGCNDRRDSQPYQTHKSQPKSQSTTLHGHDKMRDGLSDPTPPYKMLRRSDESPVNKYSDGHSKTKTFHTLRGKDGGTSCSPQENVHNHSSHSNQSKASDTPHEPADDWSEHISSSGKKYYYNCRTEVSQWEKPKDWLEREQRQKDPSKRESNTFPKDRDYRRESVDTATTKSTSGDKSSKSAPSQSSSSTNPGLNQASGSNPTPSSSSSTVPVSPSVQTQASGLLQDPALLRQLLPALQATLQMNNGSMDMAKINEVLAAAVTQASLQSMLHKLLTAGPSAFNITSLLSQAAQQSSNQAAQQASQSPISLMSDTSSPRSYVSPRNGTPQTNLHNQKPPLSMPPASSQPKVTPVKPGPVSQQASAEKHPEDPRTLRQRSQGSPPSGPNGNATGGHSVLNVASAQSSTPGSFTPSLASHFDENLIRHVQNWPAEHIEKQAARLREDAHNMGSLYMSEICTELKNLRSLVRVCEIQATLREQRILFLRQQSKELDKLKNQNSYMV; translated from the exons ATGGTAATGCATGCAAGGAAACAACCGAGACTCAGCGATGG GTGCAACGACCGAAGGGATTCCCAACCCTATCAG ACTCACAAATCCCAGCCAAAGAGTCAATCTACCACCCTTCACGGTCACGATAAAATGCGAGATGGGTTATCAGATCCTACACCGCCCTACAAAATGCTCCGGCGCTCTGATGAAAGTCCGGTCAATAAGTACAGCGACGGGCAcagcaaaacaaaaacatttcacaCACTCCGAGGCAAAGATGGTG GTACCAGCTGCTCTCCGCAAGAGAATGTGCACAACCACAGCTCCCACTCAAATCAAAGCAAGGCGTCAGACACA CCTCATGAGCCTGCAGACGACTGGTCCGAGCACATCAGCTCCTCCGGCAAGAAGTACTACTACAACTGCAGGACTGAGGTCTCTCAATGGGAGAAGCCCAAAGACTGGCTGGAGAG AGAGCAGAGGCAGAAAGACCCATCTAAGAGGGAGTCCAACACTTTCCCGAAAGACCGGGACTACAGACGAGAGTCTGTCGACACAGCCACCACAA AGAGCACTTCAGGGGACAAGTCCTCCAAATCTGCACCTTCTCAGTCCTCTTCCTCCACCAATCCGGGCCTGAACCAAGCATCTGGCTCTAACCCCACcccttcatcttcctcctccacGGTCCCGGTGTCCCCCTCTGTCCAAACCCAGGCCTCGGGCCTGCTCCAAGACCCCGCCCTCCTGCGGCAGCTCCTCCCAGCGCTGCAAGCCACTCTGCAGATGAACAACGGCAGCATGGACATGGCCAAGATCAATGAGG tcctcgCGGCTGCTGTCACCCAAGCTTCCTTGCAGTCTATGCTTCATAAACTCCTCACTGCTGGACCGTCTGCTTTCAACATCACTTCTCTGCTTTCCCAAGCTGCTCAACAATCCTCCAACCAAG CGGCCCAGCAGGCGAGTCAGTCACCCATATCGCTAATGTCGGACACCTCCTCACCCCGCTCATATGTGTCACCCAGGAACGGCACGCCCCAGACCAACCTCCATAACCAGAAACCCCCACTCAGCATGCCTCCTGCCTCCTCCCAACCAAAG GTTACCCCAGTGAAACCAGGACCAGTTTCTCAACAGGCTTCAGCAGAGAAACATCCAGAGGACCCCCGAACTCTCCGACAGCGGAG TCAGGGGAGTCCGCCATCAGGACCTAACGGCAACGCCACCGGCGGCCATTCGGTTCTCAACGTCGCCTCAGCCCAGTCCAGCACTCCCGGCTCCTTCACTCCCTCGCTGGCCTCTCACTTTGATGAGAACCTCATCAGGCACGTCCAGAACTGGCCCGCCGAGCACATCGAGAAGCAG GCAGCACGGTTACGGGAAGATGCCCACAACATGGGCAGTCTCTACATGTCTGAGATCTGCACTGAACTCAAAAACCTCAGATCATTAGTCAGAGTGTGTGAGATCCAGGCTACGCTGAGGGAACAGAG AATACTGTTCCTTAGACAGCAGAGCAAAGAACTGGACAAGCTGAAGAACCAGAACTCTTACATGGTCTGA